In the genome of Paenibacillus pabuli, one region contains:
- a CDS encoding AraC family transcriptional regulator has protein sequence MHAGTVKMSIIDELSEYITLRMSSYLEQTHNSNWTEHKSHSDYDLWFITAGSVKITIDGIEHMADPGDVVFFYPDMPYTASTTGDQCRFVYMHFDFSIAEQKRILGEFQLPGIVPGNLIREESTLFTSSYRRFKQSSSASGSPLYLKASLLLVIAKIFELHGQGLYQGEFLKDRKPRKIEGSLEVLQNVFPYVDANLHRAIRVNELAVIAGVSEKYFISLFKRILGITPGQYINQIKMNRARDYLYEKKYTIQQIAGFLGYPDPFTFSKAFKKFYNVPPSKFE, from the coding sequence ATGCATGCGGGAACTGTAAAGATGAGTATAATCGATGAACTTTCGGAGTATATCACACTTCGCATGAGCTCTTATTTGGAGCAAACGCACAATAGCAATTGGACGGAACACAAGTCTCATTCCGATTATGATCTGTGGTTCATTACAGCGGGGTCCGTCAAGATCACCATTGATGGAATTGAACATATGGCGGACCCGGGTGACGTCGTGTTTTTTTATCCAGATATGCCCTACACCGCTTCCACGACCGGAGATCAGTGCCGATTTGTATACATGCACTTTGATTTCAGCATCGCTGAGCAAAAACGCATTCTCGGCGAGTTTCAACTCCCGGGCATCGTACCTGGCAACTTGATCAGGGAGGAATCAACGCTGTTCACCTCATCCTATCGAAGGTTCAAGCAGAGTAGCAGCGCTTCCGGAAGTCCACTTTACTTAAAGGCCTCTCTGCTTCTCGTCATCGCCAAAATATTTGAATTACACGGGCAAGGTCTGTATCAAGGTGAGTTTCTGAAAGACCGCAAACCGAGGAAAATAGAGGGAAGTCTGGAGGTTCTACAGAACGTATTCCCATACGTGGATGCGAATCTGCATCGTGCCATCCGAGTTAACGAGCTTGCGGTTATTGCCGGTGTCTCTGAGAAATATTTTATTTCTTTGTTCAAGAGAATTCTGGGTATTACACCAGGGCAGTACATTAATCAAATCAAAATGAACCGGGCCAGAGATTATCTGTACGAGAAAAAATATACGATTCAACAAATTGCCGGATTTCTGGGTTATCCCGATCCCTTTACGTTCTCCAAAGCATTCAAAAAATTTTACAACGTGCCTCCTTCCAAATTTGAATAG
- a CDS encoding phosphotransferase enzyme family protein, translated as MINFNEAVNISNTHVLALVSELFHLEGYNIQLIPPHEGGRNVVYTCEQEGCESLILRVSFMPDRKREDYIAELEYVRYLFEHGASVSNVVSSKKGHLFEEITYDEHTFFICMFVKAKGKLLVENHYQYREGVSLTEYYYDSGKVLGKMHQLSKSYVPIHSRHHFLDKYNTEYIERLVPESYSLLRSKMVELLQAVQELGSSQETLGMIHFDYNDGNYSIDFDTGQITVYDFDNSCFGWYMFDLASLWINGVGWIQFEPEADKRKQFMDEYFQTVLAGYTSETQVSDAMLEKLPLFIQVSLLENIVDHFEVTQREGEEPEEDDEALLYLIKCLEEDILYKGFFHEIYSTEAPFEYEEP; from the coding sequence ATGATTAACTTTAACGAAGCTGTTAACATTAGCAATACGCATGTACTCGCATTGGTATCCGAGCTGTTTCATCTGGAGGGTTACAACATTCAGCTTATTCCCCCTCATGAAGGTGGGCGGAATGTCGTTTACACTTGCGAGCAAGAGGGATGTGAATCGCTAATTCTCCGAGTGTCTTTTATGCCTGACAGAAAGCGGGAAGATTACATTGCCGAACTGGAATATGTAAGGTATTTATTTGAGCACGGTGCAAGTGTCTCGAATGTAGTCAGCTCGAAAAAAGGCCATCTGTTCGAAGAAATCACTTATGATGAGCATACGTTCTTTATCTGTATGTTTGTGAAGGCCAAGGGAAAGTTGCTGGTAGAGAATCATTATCAGTATCGTGAAGGGGTTTCGCTTACCGAATACTACTATGATAGCGGTAAAGTTCTGGGGAAAATGCATCAGCTATCCAAAAGCTATGTACCCATTCATAGCAGGCATCATTTTTTGGACAAATATAATACGGAGTATATCGAGAGGTTGGTCCCTGAATCATACTCACTGCTCAGAAGCAAAATGGTGGAACTTCTCCAAGCGGTACAAGAATTGGGGTCGAGCCAGGAGACATTGGGCATGATCCATTTCGATTATAATGACGGGAATTATTCGATCGATTTTGATACGGGACAAATCACGGTATATGATTTCGACAATTCCTGTTTTGGCTGGTACATGTTTGACCTCGCAAGTTTATGGATAAACGGAGTCGGTTGGATTCAATTTGAACCTGAAGCGGACAAACGTAAACAGTTCATGGATGAGTATTTCCAAACCGTGCTCGCAGGATACACTTCAGAAACCCAGGTTTCTGATGCCATGCTGGAGAAGCTGCCTTTATTTATTCAAGTCAGCCTTCTGGAGAATATTGTGGATCATTTTGAGGTGACGCAGCGCGAAGGGGAGGAGCCGGAAGAGGATGACGAGGCTCTGTTGTATCTGATTAAATGTTTGGAAGAAGATATACTTTACAAAGGATTCTTCCATGAGATCTATTCCACTGAGGCTCCATTTGAATATGAGGAACCCTGA
- a CDS encoding ArsR/SmtB family transcription factor → MMLGTDASSLIIYEALASEARLNIVRLLLQNREMHINALAKELYLSKAIVSTHVSKLQKAGIVGSRMKRENGGTYKYCYIVQEFMTINLSPEPVDAPYHEVSIPVGHYTDYEAWPTCGIATTTQMIGQYDTPACFMDPDRVNAGILWFARGFLEYKIPNYLNTEQHLQEIEISLELSSEAPQVNENWPSDIRFSLNGKHLGTWTSPGDFGDRKGKHTPLWWKLDVNQYGVLKVLRINGEGTFMDGQRISDVCIHDLQLDSSTYWTLGLKPEEGVPGRGGLTLFGKGFGNYDQDILIRYYYEAAALKKRIE, encoded by the coding sequence ATGATGCTTGGCACGGATGCCTCATCCTTGATTATATATGAAGCGCTCGCCAGCGAGGCCCGTTTAAATATCGTTCGTTTATTATTGCAAAACAGGGAAATGCATATCAATGCGCTTGCCAAAGAGCTGTATCTGAGCAAAGCCATCGTCAGTACACATGTGAGCAAATTGCAGAAAGCGGGCATCGTAGGCAGCCGCATGAAGCGTGAGAACGGTGGAACGTATAAGTACTGCTATATTGTGCAAGAATTCATGACAATCAATCTCTCTCCTGAACCAGTCGATGCGCCGTATCATGAAGTCTCTATTCCGGTTGGTCATTATACGGATTATGAAGCTTGGCCGACCTGTGGCATTGCCACTACAACGCAAATGATTGGTCAATATGACACACCTGCCTGCTTCATGGACCCGGATCGGGTCAACGCGGGCATTCTTTGGTTCGCACGAGGCTTTCTGGAATATAAGATCCCGAATTATCTGAATACAGAACAGCATCTCCAGGAAATTGAAATTTCACTCGAACTCAGTTCGGAAGCACCCCAAGTTAATGAAAACTGGCCTTCCGACATTCGCTTTTCCCTTAATGGCAAACACCTGGGAACATGGACAAGCCCAGGGGACTTTGGCGATCGGAAAGGCAAGCATACACCGCTATGGTGGAAATTGGACGTCAACCAGTATGGTGTTCTGAAGGTGCTGCGTATTAACGGAGAAGGGACGTTTATGGACGGCCAGCGCATCTCGGATGTGTGTATCCATGATCTGCAGCTGGATTCTTCCACGTACTGGACATTGGGATTAAAACCGGAAGAAGGGGTACCTGGTCGTGGCGGACTTACGCTGTTCGGGAAAGGGTTCGGTAACTACGATCAGGACATTTTGATTCGGTACTATTACGAGGCAGCAGCATTGAAAAAAAGAATAGAATAA
- a CDS encoding alpha-N-arabinofuranosidase has translation MLTSKMLIDKDFQIAEVDPRVYGSFVEHLGRAVYGGIYDPGHPTADAQGFRQDAIEAIKALNVPIVRYPGGNFVSGYNWEDGVGPVAERKRRLELAWWTIETNAVGTNEFADWAKRVGTEVMMAVNLGTRGIDAARNLVEYCNHPSGTYWSDLRISHGYKDPHQFKTWCLGNEMDGPWQIGAMTAYEYGRIANETAKAMKWVDPDIELVACGSSSRDMKTFADWEATVLDLTYENVDYLSLHQYYNNNKDNTYDFLATSLDLDQFIDSVASICDFVQAKKRSKKKLMLSLDEWNVWKSIGTSRMEERWQIAPPEFEDVYTHEDALAVGCYLITILKHADRVKMACLAQLINTIAPIMTENNGAIWFQTTYFPFLHASNFGRGTVLRSITTSPKYDSKDFTDVPYLEAISVHDEENGTITIFAVNRHLDEQLELNVDLRSFGETTFVEHIVLENNDLKATNTKENPRNVLPHNGGHTTVDQGKVQAVLNKASWNVIRLKTKQA, from the coding sequence ATGCTTACATCCAAGATGCTTATTGATAAAGATTTCCAGATTGCGGAAGTAGACCCTCGTGTATACGGTTCATTTGTAGAACATTTGGGACGGGCTGTATATGGTGGTATTTATGATCCAGGTCATCCTACTGCGGATGCTCAAGGTTTCCGTCAGGACGCTATTGAAGCGATCAAGGCGCTGAACGTGCCCATCGTTCGTTACCCGGGTGGTAATTTCGTATCCGGTTACAATTGGGAGGACGGCGTTGGTCCGGTAGCGGAGCGCAAACGCAGACTTGAGCTGGCTTGGTGGACGATCGAAACGAATGCTGTGGGCACAAACGAATTTGCAGATTGGGCCAAACGGGTTGGAACCGAAGTGATGATGGCTGTAAATCTGGGTACTCGCGGCATTGATGCAGCCAGAAATCTGGTCGAATACTGCAACCACCCATCTGGCACATACTGGAGTGATCTGCGTATCTCTCACGGATATAAAGATCCACATCAATTCAAAACATGGTGCCTCGGTAATGAAATGGACGGTCCTTGGCAGATTGGTGCAATGACTGCATATGAATATGGCCGTATTGCGAACGAGACAGCCAAAGCGATGAAGTGGGTTGACCCAGATATCGAACTCGTCGCATGTGGCAGCTCTAGTCGTGACATGAAGACGTTTGCAGATTGGGAAGCAACTGTGCTTGATCTCACCTATGAAAATGTGGACTACTTGTCCCTGCATCAGTATTACAATAACAACAAAGACAACACGTATGACTTCCTGGCGACCTCGCTGGATCTGGATCAATTTATTGATAGTGTGGCTTCGATCTGTGATTTTGTACAAGCCAAGAAACGCAGCAAAAAGAAATTGATGCTGTCGCTGGATGAATGGAATGTCTGGAAATCCATTGGCACAAGCCGTATGGAAGAACGTTGGCAGATTGCCCCTCCAGAGTTTGAAGATGTGTATACACATGAAGACGCACTGGCAGTGGGCTGTTATCTGATCACCATTCTCAAACATGCTGACCGTGTTAAAATGGCTTGCCTTGCACAGCTGATCAACACCATTGCACCAATCATGACGGAAAATAACGGAGCGATCTGGTTCCAGACAACGTACTTCCCGTTCCTGCATGCATCCAACTTTGGACGCGGAACGGTTCTGCGTTCCATCACAACTTCACCTAAATACGATTCCAAAGACTTTACAGATGTTCCTTATCTCGAAGCGATCAGTGTGCACGATGAAGAGAACGGCACGATCACGATCTTTGCGGTGAACAGACATCTGGATGAGCAATTGGAATTGAATGTGGATCTGCGTTCTTTCGGAGAAACCACATTTGTGGAGCACATCGTACTGGAAAACAACGATCTGAAGGCTACGAATACCAAAGAAAATCCACGCAACGTCCTCCCACATAATGGCGGACACACAACAGTGGATCAAGGTAAAGTTCAAGCTGTGCTGAACAAAGCGTCATGGAACGTGATTCGCCTCAAAACCAAACAGGCTTAA
- a CDS encoding DsbA family oxidoreductase yields MSNESMMCDLETGICGVSEEEATQKINLNHVEKKITLYYATDPICSHCWALEPVLHRFVEEYGHYFTMQTKMGGLLANWNGFSDGANGIQKPSDVAEHWKEVGEHSRMPIDGSLWHDNPILSSYPPSRVFKVIQSTHPGKEHEFLRRAREAVFAFNRNIGEDDVLTDIVNQLGLNGKEVVEAAALQSAQELLEEDFESVARLGVRGFPSIIIVNEENQGMKIVGARSLETYVQALQQVLGVDLQPKQITSLEQKMNEGHLLFSKEIEVMYNIEKSDVASYVKSELAENTYRVGHILNEMYIEHI; encoded by the coding sequence GTGAGTAATGAATCTATGATGTGTGATCTGGAAACAGGCATATGTGGTGTGAGCGAAGAAGAGGCTACGCAAAAAATCAATCTAAATCACGTTGAAAAAAAGATAACTCTTTATTACGCAACAGATCCGATCTGCTCTCACTGCTGGGCGCTTGAGCCTGTGCTTCATCGGTTTGTTGAGGAATACGGTCATTATTTTACGATGCAAACCAAAATGGGTGGGTTACTGGCTAACTGGAACGGTTTCTCGGATGGTGCTAACGGGATTCAGAAGCCTTCGGACGTTGCAGAGCATTGGAAGGAAGTGGGTGAGCATTCACGCATGCCGATCGACGGTTCCTTATGGCATGATAATCCAATACTTTCTTCCTATCCGCCATCTCGCGTTTTTAAGGTCATTCAGAGTACACACCCTGGTAAAGAGCATGAATTTTTAAGGCGTGCGCGTGAAGCCGTGTTTGCATTTAATCGAAATATTGGAGAAGATGATGTGCTGACGGATATCGTCAATCAACTGGGCTTGAATGGAAAAGAAGTGGTTGAGGCGGCTGCACTGCAATCTGCACAAGAGTTATTAGAGGAAGACTTCGAGAGTGTCGCTAGATTGGGAGTTAGAGGTTTCCCATCCATTATCATTGTAAATGAAGAGAACCAAGGTATGAAAATTGTCGGAGCGCGTTCTCTTGAAACCTATGTGCAAGCACTTCAGCAGGTGCTGGGAGTTGATCTGCAACCCAAACAGATTACCTCGTTGGAGCAGAAAATGAATGAGGGACACCTTCTTTTTTCTAAAGAAATAGAAGTCATGTACAATATCGAAAAGAGCGATGTTGCTTCATATGTGAAATCTGAATTGGCAGAGAACACATATCGTGTGGGTCATATTTTGAATGAGATGTATATTGAGCATATCTGA
- a CDS encoding winged helix-turn-helix transcriptional regulator, whose translation MKYDFNFDQLCPATYAFQVIGGKWNLPILAILSENDCIRYNELKRRLPGITGTMLTNCLKDLIHSGIVHREQYNEVPPRVEYSLTESGKELVPIIESVVMWGQKNMTAGMKEQDI comes from the coding sequence GTGAAATACGATTTTAATTTTGATCAGTTATGTCCAGCGACTTATGCATTTCAGGTCATTGGAGGCAAGTGGAATCTTCCAATCCTGGCAATTCTCAGTGAAAATGACTGTATACGTTACAATGAATTAAAAAGAAGACTGCCTGGCATTACCGGAACGATGCTAACAAACTGTTTGAAGGATTTGATTCATTCCGGCATCGTACATCGGGAGCAATATAATGAGGTACCACCGAGAGTGGAATATTCGCTCACAGAATCGGGCAAGGAATTGGTTCCTATAATCGAATCCGTGGTAATGTGGGGTCAGAAAAATATGACAGCAGGTATGAAGGAACAAGATATATAA
- a CDS encoding NUDIX domain-containing protein, with protein MERKIRNSAKALIIKDGRMLAIRQEDNGDIIYTLPGGSQNAGETLTEAVKREVAAEVGVDVEPLSLEFVIEGVYGAALHRVDFVFLSEYIGLMDNDSAILPSDENQIEYEWLELKNLIQLPLLPSKLRKQIVRLVEGEQTVMYLGNEEDDDLNR; from the coding sequence ATGGAGAGGAAGATTAGAAATTCTGCAAAAGCATTAATTATCAAAGATGGGAGAATGCTGGCGATTAGGCAGGAAGATAATGGTGATATAATCTATACCTTGCCTGGTGGAAGCCAGAATGCAGGTGAAACGCTGACTGAGGCTGTGAAGAGAGAAGTCGCAGCAGAAGTCGGAGTAGATGTAGAGCCTTTATCATTGGAATTCGTCATTGAAGGTGTCTATGGTGCAGCTCTTCATCGTGTAGATTTTGTTTTTTTATCCGAATACATAGGTTTAATGGACAATGACAGTGCTATTCTGCCAAGTGACGAAAATCAAATAGAGTATGAATGGCTTGAACTTAAAAATTTGATCCAATTACCTTTATTGCCCTCAAAATTACGGAAGCAGATCGTTAGGTTGGTTGAGGGAGAACAAACGGTTATGTATTTAGGAAACGAGGAAGATGACGACCTGAATCGTTAG
- a CDS encoding extracellular solute-binding protein, translating to MNKKTKALVLSVCMSTLLLAACSNGSGAEKGSTTDPDSNEAGTTTIHTVTSEYSSAKYPKGDDITNNVWIKRYKEKFNIDVKTDWVSDEYDTKLNLAIASNDLPDVFRVNPSQLRQLIEADMVMDLSEVFDQHASDRLKGYMEADADSYESGKKDGKLYGIPQMHWGLIEQPDFIWIRNDWKEELGLQDPKSVEDIKNIALKFMEKHGGYGIAVDQSLDYLNLLAIAWNAHPDMWMEDNSGQLVYGSVQPEMKNALAEWSEWYKQGIIDPEFAIKDFNAMNADIVAGKVGMQPYYQWWGYNPGVDTVSNLGKDAIFYPYIIPTVDGKEAKQSIFFANNNYIVMKKGFKSPEQVIQILNDYAYIVDEGNGKESKETLSALLDNDIAHVVGAFRVLNPNSDYEQFEAVSAALESKDTSGLTTSGMWQKYNNSVEFMENATSGAVGDYLQQGAPKNAYSLAKKVLDSENYTKTALWGVTPEILSSYGTTLDDILTEGFTKIIMGSESIDYFDVIVQNWRAAGGDDATRAVNEAYGK from the coding sequence ATGAACAAGAAAACGAAAGCTTTAGTCTTGTCTGTATGCATGTCAACCTTATTACTCGCAGCATGTAGCAATGGAAGCGGTGCTGAGAAAGGTTCAACGACGGATCCGGATTCCAACGAGGCTGGAACGACAACCATTCACACCGTAACATCTGAATACTCTTCTGCAAAATATCCAAAGGGCGACGATATCACCAACAATGTGTGGATTAAGCGCTACAAAGAGAAGTTTAATATCGATGTGAAAACAGACTGGGTCAGCGATGAGTACGATACCAAATTGAATTTGGCTATCGCATCGAACGATCTGCCTGACGTCTTCAGGGTTAACCCCTCGCAACTGAGGCAGCTGATCGAAGCCGATATGGTCATGGACCTTTCCGAGGTCTTTGATCAACACGCTTCAGATCGACTCAAAGGTTATATGGAAGCGGATGCAGACAGTTACGAGTCCGGAAAGAAGGACGGTAAGCTGTACGGCATACCGCAGATGCACTGGGGATTAATAGAACAACCAGACTTCATCTGGATTCGAAACGACTGGAAAGAAGAATTAGGACTCCAGGATCCGAAATCTGTGGAAGACATCAAGAATATCGCACTGAAATTCATGGAAAAGCACGGCGGTTATGGCATAGCAGTAGACCAATCGTTGGATTACCTCAACCTGCTCGCTATCGCATGGAATGCGCATCCGGATATGTGGATGGAGGATAACAGTGGACAACTCGTGTATGGCTCCGTGCAGCCTGAGATGAAGAATGCGCTGGCTGAGTGGTCAGAATGGTACAAGCAAGGCATCATTGATCCGGAATTTGCAATCAAAGACTTCAACGCGATGAACGCGGACATTGTCGCCGGCAAAGTGGGAATGCAGCCTTATTACCAATGGTGGGGTTATAATCCGGGTGTCGATACGGTATCCAACTTGGGTAAGGACGCTATCTTCTATCCTTATATCATTCCTACCGTCGATGGGAAGGAAGCCAAACAATCCATCTTTTTCGCTAACAACAATTATATTGTCATGAAGAAGGGGTTCAAGAGCCCTGAACAAGTGATCCAGATTTTGAACGATTATGCTTATATCGTGGATGAAGGCAATGGCAAGGAATCGAAAGAAACGTTATCCGCCCTACTGGACAATGATATTGCCCATGTTGTCGGTGCGTTCCGTGTACTGAATCCGAATTCGGATTACGAGCAATTTGAGGCAGTGTCGGCTGCCCTTGAATCCAAGGATACCAGTGGACTCACGACTTCGGGTATGTGGCAAAAATATAATAATAGTGTTGAATTCATGGAGAACGCAACCTCAGGAGCGGTCGGTGATTATTTGCAACAAGGTGCTCCTAAAAATGCGTATAGTCTTGCCAAAAAAGTACTCGACAGCGAAAACTATACAAAGACAGCCTTATGGGGTGTTACACCAGAGATCCTGTCAAGCTATGGAACCACCTTGGATGATATCCTGACGGAGGGCTTCACCAAGATCATTATGGGCAGCGAAAGTATCGATTATTTCGATGTGATTGTTCAGAACTGGCGAGCAGCCGGAGGCGATGACGCAACCCGGGCCGTCAATGAGGCATACGGAAAATAA
- a CDS encoding ABC transporter permease has product MLRKWKQQRAYHLMLIPSLVLVFIFSYIPFYGLIIAFQKYNPGLGFNSPWVGWDNFTHIFNQPNFVRTIWNTLYMSVFKIIGGIIVPVIFALLLNEVLHSGIKRTFQTLVYIPNFLSWVIMAGIMLDILSSDGIINTFLGVFGIAPISFLGTPSIFPWTMIVSDIWKGFGFGTVVYLAALTSIDPGLYEAAVIDGAKRWKQTIYITLPLLMPTIVLMTVLSLGNVLNAGFDQIYNLYSPVVYQTGDIIDTYVYRLGIQQAQYSIGTAVGLFKSIISSVLVAVSYILAYRVAGYRIF; this is encoded by the coding sequence ATGCTGAGAAAATGGAAGCAACAGCGAGCTTACCACCTCATGTTGATCCCAAGCCTGGTCCTGGTCTTTATCTTTAGTTACATTCCATTCTACGGACTTATTATCGCGTTTCAGAAATACAATCCGGGCCTCGGTTTCAATTCGCCATGGGTAGGATGGGATAATTTTACGCACATCTTTAATCAGCCGAACTTCGTAAGAACGATCTGGAATACATTGTACATGTCTGTCTTCAAGATTATTGGTGGTATAATCGTGCCCGTTATTTTTGCATTACTGCTCAACGAGGTACTTCACAGTGGAATCAAACGTACATTCCAAACACTCGTCTACATTCCGAACTTCCTCTCTTGGGTCATTATGGCCGGCATCATGCTGGATATCCTTAGCTCCGATGGCATTATCAATACGTTTCTGGGCGTATTCGGGATTGCGCCGATCTCCTTTCTTGGCACACCCTCTATTTTTCCTTGGACGATGATCGTGAGTGACATATGGAAAGGCTTCGGGTTTGGTACGGTTGTTTATTTGGCAGCCCTGACCAGTATTGATCCGGGACTTTACGAGGCCGCGGTGATTGACGGAGCCAAACGCTGGAAGCAGACCATCTACATTACGTTGCCCCTCCTCATGCCAACAATTGTCTTAATGACCGTGTTGTCACTTGGAAATGTCCTCAATGCTGGCTTTGACCAAATCTATAATCTCTACTCCCCTGTCGTCTATCAGACCGGTGATATTATTGACACCTATGTATACCGTCTGGGAATTCAGCAGGCACAGTATTCGATTGGTACCGCTGTCGGATTGTTCAAATCCATCATTTCCAGTGTTCTGGTTGCCGTATCATACATCTTGGCCTACAGGGTGGCAGGCTATCGCATCTTCTAA
- a CDS encoding carbohydrate ABC transporter permease — MIYDKSLSRRVFLILNYFILLLISLLCILPFINLLAVSFSSSAAVSAGSVTFWPVEFTTKAYEFALTGGSFFSSLWVAIQRTVIGTLVNLVLIVLTAYPLSKSKQKLMGRNIYMGFFIVTMLFSGGLIPTYLVVVKMGLIDSIWSLILPGALPVFSMIILMNFIRGLPEEIEESAIIDGAGPVQVLLRILLPLLKPALATVGLFSIVAHWNSWFDGIIYMNNPANYPLQSYLQTLLQSFEQIMLKSGSDYTQLLSMMNARTGRAAQMFLGAIPILLVYPFLQKYFTKGLVLGSVKG, encoded by the coding sequence ATGATCTATGATAAAAGTCTGAGCAGGCGTGTGTTTCTTATCCTAAACTACTTCATATTGCTTCTAATCTCTCTCCTGTGTATCCTGCCGTTTATTAACCTGTTGGCTGTATCATTCAGCAGCAGCGCAGCAGTATCTGCGGGGAGTGTTACGTTCTGGCCGGTGGAATTTACAACAAAGGCCTATGAATTTGCACTAACGGGAGGATCATTTTTCTCCTCTCTCTGGGTAGCCATTCAACGAACCGTTATCGGAACTTTGGTGAATCTGGTTCTGATCGTACTCACGGCTTATCCCCTCTCCAAATCCAAGCAAAAATTGATGGGGCGTAATATCTATATGGGATTTTTCATAGTAACCATGTTATTCAGTGGAGGACTAATTCCAACCTATCTCGTTGTCGTCAAAATGGGGCTGATCGATTCCATATGGTCTCTGATCCTGCCTGGGGCTCTCCCCGTATTCAGTATGATTATCCTCATGAATTTCATTAGGGGGTTGCCCGAGGAGATTGAAGAATCAGCCATTATCGATGGTGCTGGACCTGTACAGGTATTGCTTCGTATTCTCCTCCCGCTCCTCAAACCAGCTCTCGCAACAGTTGGTTTGTTCAGTATCGTCGCCCACTGGAATTCGTGGTTCGACGGCATTATCTATATGAACAATCCAGCCAATTATCCATTACAAAGCTACCTGCAGACCCTGCTGCAGAGCTTTGAGCAAATCATGTTGAAGTCTGGATCCGACTATACTCAACTTCTATCCATGATGAACGCCAGAACTGGACGTGCTGCTCAAATGTTCTTGGGTGCCATTCCGATTTTACTCGTGTATCCGTTCCTGCAGAAATACTTTACCAAGGGTTTGGTTCTCGGTAGCGTCAAAGGATAA